In one Nicotiana tomentosiformis chromosome 6, ASM39032v3, whole genome shotgun sequence genomic region, the following are encoded:
- the LOC138894582 gene encoding uncharacterized protein, whose translation MTKSPFIRCGERATELLGLIHTYVCGPMEIQARGGYSYFITSTDDMSRYGFVYIMKHKSESFEMFKRFRSEVEKHTGKSIKVLRFIGYPKEIMGYYFYHPSDHKVFVAKRATFLEREFLLEGNCSRKIELDEVKETNESTQYQDHETQVEEPLLDILKLISKLTSSTVEVQELNVVQEQVNEPVPYQIEQQPNPT comes from the exons atgaccaaatctccatttaTTAGATGTGGAGAAAGAGCTACTGAATTATTGGGACTAATTCATACATATGTTTGTGGGCCCATGGAAATTCAAGCTAGAGGTggatattcttacttcatcacctccactgatgatatgtcaagatatggatttgtgtatattatgaaacacaaatctgaatcttttgaaatgttcaaaaggtTCCGTAGTGAAGTTGAGAAACATACGGGTAAAAGTATCAAGGTACTAAG GTTCATTGGGTATCCCAAAGAAATAATGGGATATTATTTCTATCACCCTTCCGACCATAAAGTGTTTGTGGCTAAAAGAGCAACCTTTTTGGAGAGAGAATTTCTTTTAGAAGGAAATTGTAGTAGAAAAATAGAACTTGATGAAGTTAAAGAAACCAATGAATCAACACAATATCAAGATCATGAGACACAAGTTGAAGAACCTTTATTGGATATTTTGAAGTTGATAAGTAAGTTGACATCTTCAACGGTTGAAGTTCAAGAACTAAATGTAGTTCAAGAACAGGTTAATGAACCAGTTCCATACCAAATTGAACAACAACCAAATCCAACATAA